The genomic DNA CTCATGAGACTATTGTCAATTTGCAGAAAAAATATCCTGACAGAATTTATAGAAAATGGGTGAGTCCGGTAGAGGTTCCAAAGTACCTTGCATTGGGTGATTATGGAATTTTATTAAGAAAGAATAATTGGACAAACAGGGTAGCATCGCCAGTAAAGTTTGCAGAATATTTAAGTGTGGGATTAAAAGTTTTGATATCTGATAATATTGGAGATTTTTCGAAGTTGGTTGTAGATAATAACTTGGGATATGTTGTTGATGATAAAATATTGTTATTATCGAAGATTGATTTTTTCGAAAAAGAAAGGATTCAGAAATATTCGCGATTAAATTTTGGAAAGGAATTTTTAATGCCAAAATATATAGATGTAATCATGTCGTAGATACGATGCGTTACGTAGAGACGATACTCGTATCGTCTCTACGATGAACATTATTATAAAGAGATTATTCGTTCATAATTACCAAATCCAAATCAATTAATAAATGCCCGAAAAATACCAAAACCGATACAGAATAAAATCCGCAAGATTAGAAGGTTACGATTATTCGCAACCGGGAATGTATTTTATAACAATATGTACAGATAAACGTAAACATTATTTCGGAGATATTGTTGATGGAAAAATGCAATTATCGGAAATTGGTGTTTTGGCCGATGAATTGTGGTATTCAATAAAATCGCATCATAAAAATATTGAATTGCACGAATTTGTTGTGATGCCGAATCATATTCATGGGATTTTGGAAATTGTTGATGGGGGTAATGGAGGTGATGATGACGATAATGGTGGTAGAGACGATGCACGCATCGTCTCTACGGAAACGGAAAATACCGTTGATAATGATAAATCCAATTGTATAAATGATGCACGCATCGTTTCAAAACAAATGAAAAAAATATCACCAAAATCGGGTTCATTGGGACGTATTATTGGTTCATATAAATCGGTCGTATCGAAACAGGCACACCGTTTGGGATATGAATTTGAATGGCAATCGCGTTTTTATGATCATATTATACACAACAAAATAGATTATAATCGTATTTCTAAATATGTTATTAATAATCCTCAAAATTGGAAGGACGATAAATTTAATGGGAAAAATAATGATGATTAATTTCGATTAATGAAAATAATTCTCCTCACAGACGGTATCTATCCATACGTAATGGGCGGTATGCAAAAGCATTCGTACTACCTTACCAAATACCTTGCAAAAAACAGGGTAGAGGTAGAGTTGTATCATTGTGTGGCTAATGATAAATCTTTAGTAGAGGAGTTAGAAGGTTTTACAAAAGAAGAACTTAACTTCATAAATCATCATTGCTTTCACTTTCCAAAACTCGATTCTTTTCCGGGGCATTATCTGAGAGAGAATAGGAGATTGTCGGAATTGTATTTAGAGCACTACGCAATCAGAACAACAGATTCTTCGACTTCGCAAAGCTCCGCTCAGAATGACGTATTTTCAAGCTACATATATGTCCAGGGTTTTACCGGTAGGGCTTTTATTGATGCGAAACAGAAAGGAATAGAATTACCGGATATTATTGTTAATTTTCACGGATTGGAAATGTTTCAAAAAGCACCGTCATTTAGGGTTAAACTGGAACATTTATTACTGAGAAAAGCAGTAAAATACAATGTGCAAAATGCTGATAATGCAGTTTCATTAGGAGGAAGGCTAACAGCTGTTTTGAATAATATCAAAGCTAAAAATGTAGTAGAAATTCCAATAGGTATAGAAGAAAACTGGTTGGTGAAAACTAATGAAGGTTCTAAAAAAAATATAATAAAATTTGTATTTATAGGTAGATACGAGCGTAGAAAAGGAATTGAAGAGTTGTCAGAAGTGATTTCAGATTTGAATAATGAGATTTCTCCACTCCGCAATAGCTCCGGTCGAAATGACGTGATCGAGTTTCATTTCATCGGACCAATACCAAATAAGTTCAAAGTTCAAAGTTCAAAGTTTAAAGTGGTTTATCATGGGGAATTGCGAGAAGAGGAAGCAATTAAAGAAATACTCCAAG from Bacteroidota bacterium includes the following:
- a CDS encoding transposase, whose amino-acid sequence is MPEKYQNRYRIKSARLEGYDYSQPGMYFITICTDKRKHYFGDIVDGKMQLSEIGVLADELWYSIKSHHKNIELHEFVVMPNHIHGILEIVDGGNGGDDDDNGGRDDARIVSTETENTVDNDKSNCINDARIVSKQMKKISPKSGSLGRIIGSYKSVVSKQAHRLGYEFEWQSRFYDHIIHNKIDYNRISKYVINNPQNWKDDKFNGKNNDD
- a CDS encoding glycosyltransferase family 4 protein; this encodes MKIILLTDGIYPYVMGGMQKHSYYLTKYLAKNRVEVELYHCVANDKSLVEELEGFTKEELNFINHHCFHFPKLDSFPGHYLRENRRLSELYLEHYAIRTTDSSTSQSSAQNDVFSSYIYVQGFTGRAFIDAKQKGIELPDIIVNFHGLEMFQKAPSFRVKLEHLLLRKAVKYNVQNADNAVSLGGRLTAVLNNIKAKNVVEIPIGIEENWLVKTNEGSKKNIIKFVFIGRYERRKGIEELSEVISDLNNEISPLRNSSGRNDVIEFHFIGPIPNKFKVQSSKFKVVYHGELREEEAIKEILQGCDVLVSPSWSEGMPTVILEAMASGCAIIATDVGAVSEQVDKSNGWLIEPGDKKQLKNVIIEAINTSQVDLKQKKINSIERIKSKFLWNDVIKTTIHKLF